The sequence CAGGGGATCAGTAACTGTGTCAAACAAACATGTAGTTAACCACTTTCTATAACTAGAATCAGGTTTTTCGAAAATGACAAACGCAGTTCGATGTAAGTAAGCAATAGTTAGCAGTGCCATTTAAGTTTACAAGCAAAACTCTGGAAAACAACATTAAtctctttggaaaaaaaaggggggggggaagaagaaaaaaatttaaagataaAAATCTTCAGGCTTGTGTCTATGTTCTAAAACAGTTAACTGTTAGAACATGGGCACTCGGCCATACCATTGGCAAATATGGTTGCGTTATAGATTAATAACAGTCCATGGCAACTCAGCACAAactttgaaatgttgatggctTTAGCCATACAAGTAGGGCCTGATTCCCCAAGCTTATGTTAAGTTACAGGTATTTGCCATTGATCATGTAGCCGACTCATCTATTGGAGTCCCGTTACATGTAGTAACAGCCTGGTCATTGTTCTCTCTCCACAGTGTTCACAGTTTTTGCCTTCTCCTCTGTGGTGGACCTGGTCCTGTGTTTGGAGATGGATGGCATGATATCAGGCTTTACTGAATTCTACATGAAGGAGGTACAAAAAATGACTCTGACTTGGTTTTTCCAATGAATACCACTGCATTCTTTTATCTCAAGAACCGTTTCTCTATCATAAGTTTATAACATTCTCACAACATTGTGAGTATGCCATATAGATACAGGAGCCAACCAGAGACGTGAAAACACTGTGCTTTTTCCTTTGAATCCACCCAGGGTGAACCATACCTCGGTACAGCCTACGGTATCATGATTTCCTACTGGGATGCTACAGCACACTACTCCATGTACCTCATGATGGTGGCTGCCATCGCATGGAAGTAAGTAAAAGACATATTGCATTGAAGTAAGTAACATACTAATGTACCAATTACAATTTGAAGAATAAAAGTGAACTTGTGCAGTACTACCTTGCCATCTGTAAATGTGTAATTTGTAGCAAAAAAGTGATGATTGCAAGATTGTCTCTGGTAAACACATTTAAATTCTTTCCTGCATTTGAATTTGAACACTTTCTTATCTGTTGATCGTACTTTTTGCAGTTTCTCACTAGGCGCCGTCACTACAAGTTCTTGTCTCTCCACAGTGAACAGTACCGGGAGGTGGGTCTGTACTGGGTGGGCTCTCTTCTCCACAGTATGATTGTCTTTATGCCCGGAACATTCATAGGTGAGAGAATATTGTAGATAATCTAACTAGCTATATATACTAGAGCTTCAATTGAATAAAGAACTAGCATTGGAAGGTCAATATGTGAGTCAGCACAGAACAGAAAAACAGCATAATGGACcacgacatacatgtaacaacccATGGTCGCCACAAGCATGAATCCTAAAATTCTCATATGTCAGTATCATCACttttacaaatattgtatacaaatgtataatcatTTCTTTGAAAAGCTTTTCCAAGACCCTTACAGACTCTGTCAAGTATGTCCAAAGCAGTTAACTTTCTTCCATATCCGTCTAAGATTCTGGAGTCTGTGAATGGTACATAGTAAAAataatatgtaatgttatagtTGATAGTTTTCCTTGAATTTGAGCCTGTGACATTGcattactagtagtagataTTGAACAGTCTCTAAACTGAATAGGCTATTCAGTTTCTctaaactgaataggctacccaggtgtttgaaaataaacaaacaaacaaacagtcaatAGTGATATAAGCAGACAAAAGAACAGTCAGTTGATTTAAAGAAAAGCATCATTATGACTTTTTTTGGTCTAATCATCAATTGATGACTTTTTTGCTTGATGATGATTGACAGGTAAGTTTGCCAACGAGATCCGCCCGGCGATCCTGCTGAACATACCGTACGTGGTGGTGCCTGTAGTAGCAGGGATCAAGTACATGCAGAGTAGGCCAGACGGACAGTCACTTACAAAAGAGGTACAGCAAGAAATCTACATGATCTACCCTCCatgcagaggttggtgggggaaaTTGTGATATTCTATATGCCACATTTATTGTGaatgtcacaattttccccactaacctctgcttggagattgtcaACCTTCACAACTCAATGTTAGAATGATGTATTGATATTCAACATGTCATTGtgtattgttctttttttatcaaactttttctttatttggaATTGCTTCAACACTGCTTATTTGGACTTTAAGCAATGTTAATCCCCAGTACTGCACAACTACATGCAGTTTCAATATGCAGTTTCAAAACTGTAGTTGTTCATATATTTTTCTGCAAATATACAGTTCTTGATCCTTCATCACTTCCAGGTAAAAAAGGTGCAGGGGACCAGTCTGTTGAAGAGACCTCTGGATGTGCTGTTGATGCTGTTCTTGCTGGTGTCCATAGCAATTTCTGTCATCAGAGGCTTGGTAAGTTTCATACTGTAATTGATAAAAGGTGAATTTAAAGTCACCTAATAATGCAACATCAGTATCCACACTTCAGATACCCAAGACAGTATTGAGAAGGCGTCAACAGTTTTTTTTGGCTGTGGCAGTTATTTAGTACTCAAAATTGATGTTGCATTTATTTACATCGTCAGTACCTAACAGTCAatagtattacatttttatAAACCTACAGGCTGTCTTGGAATGCCCATGGGAGGTGACTAAGACATACACTAAGGAGTACGAGCCTTACCTGGAGGACAGGACAGCATATCCAGTTATACAGGTCAGGATTAGTGATTTTTCATATACCCTAAGcttgcaaaagtggtgtgtagAGCTACCCAGAATGCTTAAAGATTTGATGCTTCTGTAGTCTCTGGTAAAGGTCCGTAATACTGGTGAATTTGTTGTACTCAGGATTCATTCTGTCCTTAAGATAGCGTTCACTTTACCCATtgatattttctctctctccccaCTGCTACAGATGTTAGTGTACCTGTTCTATTTTGTCCCATACTACCTGGCAGCCATGTATGGGCTGGTCCAGCCAGGCTGTGGGTGGATGGCTGACTGGGCACTACTGTTTGCTGGAGCAGCAGCACAGGTAACAGACTGGGATTTCATGCTGATGTAGATACGAAGGCTGTTCAATAAAAGTGCCACATGATGCAGTTGTTCAGTCACTGATAAAACGTAGTGAATACTTCCTGAAACACCTGTCTATCTTCAAAAGCTATCCAGTTGTCTGAGTATTTGTTGCCTTGCATATATACAATGAAcatgatgtttattttgcaaGAAAGCTTGTTGATATTTTACATAGTTTTGGTTATAACTTGGTTAGTTTATGATTTGTACCGCTGTCCTcttatgttgtatgtatgagacatcaatacatgtacttatatgaCACAGTATTGATGGGCTAGGCATGTAAAAGTGCAAGACACacaaataaattttcattcattcattgttgttCCAGGCTCAGTTCTCCCACATTGGGTCTTCCTTCCACGGACGTACGCGGTTCACACGGAGGGTCCCCGAAGCCACCAGCCTGGAATTCTGGGTAATCAACCTCTTCCTGGCCATTGTACCTCAGATCCTGGCCTATCGCTGTGTCAAGTACCCATCATTCTTTGCCAGAGGCAGAAACCAAGCTGTGAACGGGGTGAAAGAATCACCTTCTAAGAAGAAGGACTCATAATGGCCGAAAAGTTGTAGGAAACATGGACACCGTTTGTCCCTAAAGAGGCCTTTTGGTAcatacaaggaggttaaaaaaacacttaacctccttggtacataTTTGCACGAGATCTCCAATGTTTGATAACACTGCTTGATCTTCAAACTTTGTGCTTTTTGGTTAAAAGTGAAGTGACACAAATCTGGCAAAGTTCTGGTAATTCACAGGAAAGTACACTTCTGAAATCACTGACAATTGCAATTCCATCTTGTTTATTATAATCTATGATACTTCTAATGGCAGAACCTGTTACATAATTAAGTAAGCATCAAATAATAATCATAGAACATACTAGCTGTATCCCACTATGACAAGACATGTAAAGTCACATGAATTTCTACAACTGTTAGGGATCTTATCTAGTTCTTAATAGCTCATTTTACTTTAGACATTGTTTTAAATCTCAGGAACTGTTAAGTGAGGTAATTTACTTTAATTGATTTAATTTACATGCATGTTGTTTAAGATTGTTTGTTGaaaatatgtataattattatgtaGCTGTCTAACTTCTCAACACAATTTGACTGCCAATTAAGTTACTTGAAATGAGTTTCATTTCATTCTACTAAGTATAAACTATCCATAGCACTGTACGTGTACCAACTGTAAATGTGCGTCAGGCCATACATATTAATTTGagtacatggatgacatcctctgggcacCCTAAAATTGTTAGACCACACAAGATTTGAATTGCCCTTTGTCTTGTTGTGCTTTTGGGTCTATCACTTGATTcctgttccttttttttaccaGCCTGCACCATTCATCCAAAATCTCAGATCAGAAACATTAGATTGATGTGGTCAGTTAAAGATATAATGTTAATAAGTTATCATCTCttacattctgaaaaaaatgacttttaaaaATATGATTTACACAGCTTATATCCAAACTTTTTATGGCAGCTTAGAAAGCAACCTTTATCTTAGAGCTGTGTGTGCAGTATTATTGAAATATGTGCGTGGTGTGCTGAATATTTTGAACTTACCTAATTCCAGTGATTTTATGGCCTGAAAGTATAATGAAAGAGATTGAAATTTGATTTGTTTGTCATTGATAACATTGTCACTTGTTCTATGCATACAATCCACTATGAACACATGAGATTACTAGAACCTCTGAGCTTCTATAGCTAGTATAAAACTAAATTAGCTTTGTTTGCAATGATATCCACTTTAATTTATTTGAAGGTGGCAGGTTGTATATATAACTGTAGGAAGCATTCATAATTATTGTGACCCTAGTGAATTTGGGTGTGAAAATGTATATCCaatttgttgtacattttttttcttagcaTTGGTTTAATAATGAAAAAGCATTCTAGTATCTTGATCATGTGTAGTGTATTTCATCTACATAAGTACTTGAGTTtgtacatgttcatgatttGGTATAGGAAATGTTTGGCTGTGAAACGTAAAACAAGAAAGCTGGCCGGtgcatattttggaaaaagcctggatgttaaacaaaatcacatgaaaaaagagtttttaaacatcgaattacagAATTGGTCTATGCACCAGCAAACATGTGTTCAAGGAGTTGTATCTATATATGGGCTATGTGGGTGGAGAGTGTTATATGTCTAACCAAGAAGgtttaacgttatatgataaCATTtcctatgtaacgttacatagtccTGTGGCCATGTACATAGTCACACACAAGTCTTTTTTTCGGTTTCTTTTTGGTTCCTTCACCTTGCACTTTATTTTTTTCCTCACGCCACCGGCCGCACGGACCTGCACCTCACCTGGATATGATGCTCTAATTGAGGGCTTTGTCCAGTGCCCtattgagattgagattgagGACATGTaaagtggactcattcctcagctaactgaCATATGTcacactgcagtcatccctcagcAAGACAGCTAGAGCCGCACAGTTCTAGTGAGGGCTATAGTATATCGCATGACAGccatctctctatatatactgagggatgactgtggtGCGATCGATGGCAGTTAGCTGAGGAAttagtccactctactatatactaatacatgCAAttagtccactctactatatactaatacatgCAAttagtccactctactatatactaatacatgCAATTCGTTTCCCCATTTTACCATGAATCGTACAAGCGTGTTGTTTGTCAGCCACCGAGGAAGTAAAATTCA comes from Branchiostoma floridae strain S238N-H82 chromosome 2, Bfl_VNyyK, whole genome shotgun sequence and encodes:
- the LOC118409550 gene encoding transmembrane 6 superfamily member 1-like, encoding MSMSSATGVFLISLLSIPILWVVNHSGLIGGNPWGILAAGYASLLGIPALAYFVIRDKRVKKDPWFYVFTVFAFSSVVDLVLCLEMDGMISGFTEFYMKEGEPYLGTAYGIMISYWDATAHYSMYLMMVAAIAWNEQYREVGLYWVGSLLHSMIVFMPGTFIGKFANEIRPAILLNIPYVVVPVVAGIKYMQSRPDGQSLTKEVKKVQGTSLLKRPLDVLLMLFLLVSIAISVIRGLAVLECPWEVTKTYTKEYEPYLEDRTAYPVIQMLVYLFYFVPYYLAAMYGLVQPGCGWMADWALLFAGAAAQAQFSHIGSSFHGRTRFTRRVPEATSLEFWVINLFLAIVPQILAYRCVKYPSFFARGRNQAVNGVKESPSKKKDS